One window of the Trifolium pratense cultivar HEN17-A07 linkage group LG2, ARS_RC_1.1, whole genome shotgun sequence genome contains the following:
- the LOC123911636 gene encoding lysine-rich arabinogalactan protein 19: MATMFWALTLLSLSCLLGFNAQAPATAPKAKPLVITKPPTVVAPKPPTVITPANVAPKIAPVITPVPKVAPKTAPVITPVPKVAPASTPKVTLPQPPKSSPISTPTLPPTLPPPPIASPPLPPPPVASPLPPPKISPTPIPTPPAPAPVKATPVPAPAPVTLPPIVAPTPAIVPPVPAPESPKHKRRRHKHKHRRHHAPAPAPTVVHKSPPAPPTDTTDVDTPAPAPSLNLNGAPSNHHQGGNIWAITVFTITIFLAVTGYSC; the protein is encoded by the exons ATGGCTACAATGTTCTGGGCTCTGACTTTACTAAGTCTCAGCTGCTTGCTAGGATTCAATGCCCAAGCACCAGCTACAGCCCCAAAGGCAAAACCACTGGTCATAACAAAACCACCTACCGTGGTGGCACCAAAACCACCTACCGTGATAACGCCTGCAAATGTGGCACCCAAAATTGCTCCAGTGATAACGCCAGTTCCAAAGGTTGCGCCCAAAACTGCCCCAGTGATAACACCAGTTCCAAAGGTTGCACCAGCTTCAACTCCAAAAGTCACACTGCCCCAACCACCAAAAAGTTCACCTATCTCAACTCCAACATTGCCACCAACattaccaccaccaccaattGCTTCACCACCATTACCACCGCCACCAGTTGCTTCACCATTACCACCACCGAAGATATCGCCAACACCAATTCCAACACCGCCGGCTCCTGCACCAGTAAAGGCAACACCGGTGCCAGCACCTGCACCTGTTACTTTGCCACCAATAGTGGCACCAACACCTGCAATAGTCCCACCTGTACCAGCACCTGAGTCCCCCAAGCACAAGAGAAGAagacacaaacacaaacatagGAGACATCATGCACCAGCTCCAGCACCAACAGTTGTTCACAAAAGTCCCCCTGCACCACCAACTGATACTACAGATGTCGACACGCCGGCACCAGCACCTAGTCTTAATTTG AATGGTGCACCATCAAACCATCACCAAGGGGGAAATATATGGGCAATAACTGTATTTACTATTACTATTTTTCTAGCGGTAACTGGCTACAGCTGCTAG